The genomic DNA ttttaaacacagTCAGTTATTCAATGTACCGGCTGGTACTGAAGGGCTGATTGTCTATGGGTAATAAatataaagaaaacaaatatcaGTAGCCACACTAGAAAAAAAGATGCACACATTATAAaatgtgtcaccatttattgtTCTCTAAATACGATAACCTTTGCTCAGCTGTTATGGTTATTTGGCATATAAAGCTTTGTAAGCTGGCTTTCAGGGCCAGAGAATCTGAATGGCACTGTACTCTCCAGTCATCTAGTGCTACAGGTACAGAGACTTCACTGAAACTCAAGGAAGGTATGTGGGGTTCAGACCTGCCCCTTGAACCTGGACACCTCCAGCTTGTCTGGTTTGtcaaactgggcagagagatcCTCGGGGATGGGCATCTTCAGCTCCTCATCCACATATGGGGCCTGAAAAACAGAgtatcatttgtttttttaaacagtccAATAACTCTGATACATTTTTCACtcatattatttatcattattcTATTCATTATAGAGGCCATTTAAAGACAAGTTATTGTATATGTTATTTATGGTTTGCTGTATAATGGCTGTCTGTACAATGTTTGACTTTGTGGAATTTTCAATAAAAGCTTGTGACACTCACGGAAGGTTGGATCTAATTCCGTTGGCTTTGCTGTTCATTCTTTCTTCTTGTACTTTGGGAAGTTCACTCTAAATAACGGCTCACTAGGTGATGTTCTTGCTTGGGGATGCCCAGCATTTTGGTTGAAGTGAAGGTAGAGTCTTTGGAGGAAAAATAATACTTTGATATATGTTGAAGAgcttgtgtgcacgtgtgtatagaccattatccttgcactcCCATTCATACAACATGGAGTAAAAGCAAATCAATCTCTCTTtaagcatttgaagaaatgtttcgCATTAGATCCACTATCATACTGTTTCATTTATTGGAATTCTGCACAAGTTTAGGTACAGTAACACTGACATCCTATTTATGCCTTACTTGAATTTTTCTCAAAGATCCCCAtcaaataatcatacagtgaaaaGTATGTTGCATTTGTGCAAAACCCTTAACTGACCcagtgacaaattgttttggtaATTTCAGGTGTCTCTAAGTTCTTGAATATGCTCTACCCATTAAAGCTTAATCACGCCATTCATGAACAATTAAGTGCCCCATCTAACATTTATGACCATGTCATTGTAGTGTTGAAAGGTTTCAATGGGAGCGCTAATGGCCTTGAACCATATATGCAGGGGGGAGGGGTAAACACCTCTCACCATCCTAACACAGACTCTTTTCAAAAGGGAAAGTCTTATGGATAAGAGAACTATTTCCCAGAAGTCTTCATGCTGTCTGCATGCCACTCGTCGAGAGTCCAGCGTTAGACTGGcccaggttggcaaaacagTCAGATTGAAAGTGATCAGTGCAGCCGACCACAGAGCAGTAAGAGTACTGAGTTTGCTTCATGGAGCTAACTAGAGCATCCGAGCGTTGCCAATGCTTGCAGGAACTAAATGGTGCCCGATAGGGTGGCATGGGGGCGGTCCAAGGCCATGTAGACCCCCTAAATGGCTCTGGGGCGGTCTAATTCTAATGAGGGCCTTGGGACGTCACAGTGGGGAGAAACTCTAAGGGCTTGCTGAAGCACATCTTTTCTGACATAAACAGCCCATTACAAACTGACTGggttgtttttttaagtgtttttgggttggtaggcATCCCAGATACCCAGATCTACGTATGTGTAGAAGCACTGAACCAGTGAATGCTACTGCACCTCCACGGCCTGCAGGGCATGGCATGACGGTTAGACCGGTTTGGAGGAGTTGATTCATTCAAAAGCTAGATATTCCTGTGGTTTTAACCAGGTTTCTCTCAGATATTCAAGGCATGGGGGGAAAGACCCACACCAACCACCTGTGCATGCTGGATCAGTGTTGGTGAGGACAATATGAGAAAACAGTATACAGCAAAGACTTATTTCTACAAAACAAAACTTCGACAAGAAAAAGGCAATTTAAATCACGAGTCTACAATGTTTATTTTGTAtaccaaaataataataataattgaaacAGAATATTGAAAGAGCTGAAGGACAATATTACACATAAGCTCCATCAGAGCATGCATGGCATTGACGGTTAAAACAAAGATCCGTTTGGCCTTTCAAATATCCATGTGACATAAATGTGAGCACCTCTCTGGATACCCTCCTGTCCCACTCCCCACTGCTGCGGCATCCTTTTACCATCTTGCAGACAAGACCAGTATCTCCTAGTATCGTCACAGGTTCTTGGGGCTAATGTTTCACATTGTGCTTGTTAGAAAGTCTGATTTCAGGAAAGCTTTAAAAAGATCATCACTGAAACTGACCCCCCACATCAATATACATGATGGTGTCACCACCTCTATAACAGACAGTAGATGTAACGAGCCATAATCCTTCTAAACACATCACTGATTCCATTCAGCACTTCGAATGGGATGGAAATAAAAGGACAATTCATTCCATTGGGACCGGAACAGACAATGACAAGACAAGAAAGCTTCCAATCATGATGGAGAATTGAAAAGGGGGCCATTTCTGGAGTCCTCCTGAGATCCCGCTTCATCCAAGCCTAAGAGTGGGACGGAGAGGAAGGGATGTTTTCCTCATCGTCAGGTGGGCAGTCCACAAAATCAGCCAGCATTGACGCCATGGCCTCATCATCCATCTGAGGAGAGGTCACACACAGAATTAATAGTATGAACcctaaaagaaaaacatgttttcaGACTATATACACACTAAGAGTAgatactatatatacacacacacacaacactatggCCTTGACCTGTGTGAAGAgtagatatatatacacacacacacacacacacacacacacacaacactatggCCTTGACATTTGTGAAGagtagatagatatatatatacacacacacacacacacacaccaactatGGCCTTGACCTGTGTGAAGagtagatatatacacacacacacacacacacacacacacacacacacaacactatggCCTTGACATTTGTGAAgagtagatatatatatacacacacacaacactatggCCTTGACCTGTGTGAAGAGTAGAtactacatatatacacaagGAGGGAATGGATGGGCTTTTGAGCTGTGCAAGAGGCCAGAGTTAGgcatttaaatgtattaatattatttattaatattaatatagtAATTAACAGCCCACTCAATATATTCTTCCAGAACTTTTCAGTGGTTATCCATGAAAATAAAGGACATAATATGGAACACCACAGCCAAGGCTGAACTCCATTCCAGCGGCCCACTAAAGGGATGTTCCTTTAACACGTGCAGTCACATATTTGGGTACTTTGGAGGCCAAAACCCTACGCCTTTGTTATGATGCACATGCTCTTTGGTGAGCCATCCTTTTTGTTATCTGTTACTGCAACATCAATCAGTCGATTTCCTAGGGTATGAATATCAGGAGACAACAGAGTCTGATCTGTGTCTTCATGGTAGGGTGATGCGTTTCACATAAAATGCATTActtaaaataataacaaatatcTCCTATCATTTCTCCCTTTAAGCCTAAATAAACCTGACAACATTCATATCACACATGTCACGTTCAGACTAAATTAGCCAACCATTTGCCCAGGCTCCCCTATGCCTCGTCAGTCCTCTTTGAACTCACCTTCTTCTTCTCAGTGCCTTCCTCCCCAACCTCTTCCTCCAGATCGTCCAACTTCCGCTTGATTCCTCTTgaatccccctctccctccttctcctccccctctgctcCTGCTTTGGGTGCTTCCTCCATGCCTGGCAACCTCATTTCCTTCCCAGGGGCGTTGACATCACTACAACTGGCAAGCTCTTCTGGCTCCGGTCTGGCCTGCGGGAGGCCTCCCAGATCCCTGCCCTCGGGGCCAACCCCCTGGATCTGTTCTGCGCCACCTGCTCCTAGGGAGGACACACCCTCCAGTAGACCCTCTTTCTGATCCCATGACCCTACGTCCGCTGTGCCCATCTCCAATCTGCTGGTCCCCTCATCCTGCCCCTCCACGTGTGGCCCcagggccctctctctctccctctctctctccctctctctctccctctctctctccctctctctctgtgctgctgtagagataccttcctccctctctgctgctccaGTCGCATCCTTTTCTTCTAAGCTCACTCTTTCCTTAGcatccaccaccccctccccctcctcctcctcctcttcttcttcacagactcctcttttctcctctgcaAGGTCACCTCCTTCCCCttgtagtctctctctgtccatgctGAATagctccatccccctctcctcctctggcctGAGCACCTCCCCATCCTCCCTACCCATTATGCcccgctcactctctccctctagtggtgggATGTCTTCTgccccttcttcctcctcttcctcgatgtcttctccttcctcctcgtCTTCATCATACTCCTCAAAGCCATCATAGTACTCATCCTCCTCTGGGAAATcacttccttcctcctcctcctcttcctcgtctagcccttcctcctcctcctcccccatctcatcttcatcctctatctcttcatcctcctcatcctcatcatcagtACTGTTAATATTGATGACCGTCTGCTCTTCCTCGCCGGCGAtgttctgctgttgctgcctGACGACCAGCTGGCTCATGTGGTTGTGCATGTGGACTTGCATAGACATTCCCAACCCGGATGGTGATGGCGAGGGCTGCATCAGCATCTGCTGGAGCTGGGCACTGGGCAGTGGCTCTCCCAGGACCACGGGAGGGGGTGCCAGAGGGGTGGCGGAGCTCAGAGGAGGCACCAGAGGCACCAGTGGGGTGGCCTGGCTCCCTGGGAAGGAGCTGCTGGTGCTGGGGGTAGCAGGCAGGACCTGGTGGGGGAGagatgtgggggtggggaggtcaCTGGTTAGTGGAGCATCTCCAGAACTGACCGCCTCCGTCCCTGACACCGTGGGAACCGCAGAGGGGCACGGACCAGCCACAGGACCCTGGACGGGGGTGCCTGAGCTACTGGGCATGGGCTGAGAGTTAGATGCACCATCTTGCCCCTCCTGCGTAAGTACGCCGGGGGGCACAATCACCACACTGTCGTCGGAGTCGCTCTCCAGAGAGATCTCCACATCCTCCGGCTCCTCTTTGTCGTAGCGAATGAAGATGTGCCGCTGGGCCTCCGGGGCCCCCAGGCCTGCCAGGTCCGCCGGCTGTGAGGGGGACAGGAGCAGATCACCGGGGGTGCCGGGGATGGCTGAGGGGGGCAGCACAGGAGCCGCCAGGGACAAGTGGTTCTCCAaggagcccagagagagagggtggcggGACGGGAACGGAGGGCCTGGAGAGGGGCCGGCCAGGAGGGTAGGAAGGGTCAAGACGGGGTTCTGGGAGGGCGGAATGACAGGCGCAGATGAGGTAGGTTTGAGGGCGAGGGGaggcagtgggagagagatggagggggtgcGAGGGTGCAGCAAGCAGTTGCATATGGTCAAAGCCTCGGCACAGAAGGAGgacacctgcagagagagagagaggaaaaagatcaggagaaaaaagaaaaagagcacaggacacaaaaaacaaacatgcatctCCTAAAATAACATTGCAGCAAACAGAACCAACACATTTAGCAAGTGTAAAGATTAAGACACAGTGCACCTTCAGCGCCGAACACTACATTTCCCAAGGTTCCCAGCCCAAAGTTTGCAGGCTCAGATGATGCACTAAACTCTGGTTTGTCTGTATTAAGATTGTCATATTTTATCTTTGGGATATTGAAATGTTAACCCAAGACCCTTACAAAAGTGCTGCAGAACAGATATTTTGAGGCCAATAACTTAAAAACTGTAGGAGTGTCTGAACGTGGATGTGTCCGTCTCTGTCTAGCTTTGAGTGTATAAGGTGTCAGACTGATGTGTCTGTTCTAATGCTGACGCCCACCTTCAGACTAACAGGACAAACTATCGACATGTGAAGGGGTCTGGGAATTATACTACTCAGTAACTCAGATACATTTCTCAATACACAAACTATTCGAAATGAAATTTTGAATGCGCAACATTGCCAAATGCATCTCCAAAATACACTGGAAAGCTAGCTCACATTTATCAGTACCAACTGTGTTGCTATTGGTGTTGGCAAGGCAAATTTGTTGGCTGTTAGCTTGCTACTTTTATACAAAAACTCCACAATGCCTCTTGAAGCAGACAGTCCGTCCAAACAACCCAGCTAGAGTTTAAGTTAAAGCTACACCAGTATTGCATTTAAACTACAGGTGTCTTAAATAATTGATAGGGTGAATATTCAAAATGTCAATCTTTAGACGCAATGGGCTGATCTTGTTTACATGCTGAATTACTAAATATAAGGTCCAGTTCAATATTAACACTTATGCTAATCCTGTAGAGTGTAGACCCTAAAAAACTATTGAAAGGTTTCAGAATAATCATTTAAAGATGTATATACCTGTGATGATTTAATCAAAGAACTGCAACTGAATCAAATCATGACTCTTACTttacaataaacataaactcTGTACAGACTGTCAAATCTAGCACTTACACCAGTCAAAAATGtatataataaatacaaataaaagtgTTACTTTGCTTTTAATATCAATTGACCGCAGCCAAACTGAGagaaatatgaaactctgactttaatcaagtatatacgtgtgttaatcatatgtctgctgaaacatgacttttctgtttctgtatatctttgattcttaagtgctgacgggtttaactctgtgtgtgtgtgtgtgtgtgtgtgtgcttaaaagtgtacttctgtgtgtgtggtaagcaAGGACTGATAAAAAGAACTAGTAGTCCTtcttctgccttgctgatgcattacgttgcaaaaagcctagcaagatgacctcggacgtcagagacccaccacgtggttatccctgctgccAAAGTCTCTAGGCAttagagaacgctaacttctttctctataaaccttgtgtgatgtgtttcattttgcttctctctcgtctgctgtgGTCTGGCAGTgagcccgtgcctctctctggcctgccaggacgtgggtgagctcgacaagcttgttgttgttgttgaataaatatacttatatgcaactgcggagtcctgaggtaacttgggtgaattttcacctcacacaaacatctgTAAGCTTTCAGAGCTCACATGCAACagtgatgttgtgatgttgcACTTTCTGAACCTGTGTGATAAACACCACTTGAACTCTCCATCTTAGCACATCCTGTCCAATATCCCATTCCTTACAGATTTCCCTTTTCCCCATGCAGCATGCCCAAATTAGGAGATCAGTTTTGAGTGTCGACTGGAAGTACGAATGACTATGGAACGTATTCCttcaacacacattcacacacctcaTTATCAGAAAGGAAATATACTGAAACTTAAAATCCACTGAGACTACACCCTGTGACCTCATTGTTGTTTCCAAAGACATGAAGCAAATCTGACCTTTAAACTGCGGTCATGGCGTCCATGGCTAAACAGGGAGACGGCACAAGGGAGTGGAGGAGGCCAGCGCGGACACGGCGCCAGCAGCAGGGCCAGCAGGAGGCGGTAGAGCTCCCGGCGGGGGGCAGGACTTCCGTACTGACCACtcaacaccacatcacacaactgctgctgctgctgcagccgcaCACACAGGGGAACCACAATGTCCTGCAGTCTCTGAGGACgacaaagagaggaagatgagcaCACAGCACATAACCATCACCCCATGATGCctcttcagacagagagaggaagatgaataCACAACCATCACCCCATGATGCctcttcagacagacagatgagtaAACATACACCTTAGACTAAGCAACTGGAACTAACTACCTTCCAGAGAGACTGTAGGAAAATGAGATAAGGGAGTACATGGGACCAGGTGGTAGACAAAAGGTCAACGTGGTCAAAATGACTCATGTCCACACCCTTTATCTACGTTTGATTTCCTTTCCAGGGTCCCTGTACCCTTGCATTATTAGAAGAAGTATTGCActcaaaaaggaaaaaatgaatTCCCATAACAAACCTTGTGTAGCTCATCTTTCAGAAGAGTCCCGCAGTTGAGAATAATGTGTCTCAGAACTGCAATGAAGTTATTACAAACATGAATTCAATCAGTCAGAAACCTTACAGAATAGGGAATATATGGAACATTCGATCTCTTCTCTCATATAGCAATGGCCGAACCTCTCAGTGCAGACAGGCAGGTGTCCTGATTGGCCAGTGCGTCTCCCTTCCTCTGCATCGTCATGGTACCCGTGTCACCCAGAGCTAAACCCTTGGTCCGCCGAGGCCCTGCCTTTGGGCCAACCATGTCCGATCCTGAAGAGGGCCCCACCTTAAGCTGGGGGTTACGGggtccacagaaacacaccaagTGAGTCATTGAAGGTGCACTTTCAGTCAAAAGACTGCTGCCACACATCCATAATGCTCACTCACCTTGATAGCTTCTGAGCCAGGGGTGAGGTCACTCATTAGATGGGTGAAGAGAATCTTAACTCACCTTGATGGCTTCTGACCCAGGGGTGAGGTCACTCATTAGATGAGTGAAGAGAATCTCCGTGTGGGTGGGGCTTCCTTGCAGTACCGATGCAGAGGCTCCTCCCACTCGCACCCACAGCTCAAGTGTGCGGTAGAGGCACACACGTACAGCACTatacacaagagcacacacagcaggttaaacacacacgtacagcactatacacaagagcacacacagcaggttaaacacacacacacacacacagcactatacacaggagacacacactcacacacacacacacacacacacacacagcactataCACAAGAGACACAgcaggttaaacacacacacacacacacacacacacagcactatacacaggagacacacacacacacacacacacacacgtacagcacTATACACAAGAGACACAgcaggttaaacacacacacacacagcactatacacaggagacacagcaggttaaacacacacacacgaggtaaaacacacacacatcgaaacccccaggttaaacacacaccacccagtcaCTATACACAGGAAGACACAGCAGGTtaaggacaccacacacacatttcacactaatacacaggagacacagcacacacacacgtacacgcactatacacaagcagacatacagcaggtcaacacacacaccacacacccagcacTATACCCAGgagacaccctcacacacgtacagtacTATACACCAAGAGACCacgcaggttacacacacacacaccacacacaccacagaccacacagcaggtttaaacacacacacacacaggatcacacacacacagcactatacacaggagacacagcaggttaaacacacacacacaacacacctacacattccCCGAGCCCGCACGCACAGCACTATACACAGGAGACAACCAGCAGCAggtttgaaacacacacacacaccacacacacacacacaagcacacacacacacacacacagcactatacacagagacacaagcaggtaaacacacagcacacacacacacacacacacacgcacagcactatacacaggagacacagcagagggtcaaacacacacacacacagcactatacacacacacacacgcacagcactatacacaggagacacagcagcaggttaaacacacacacacacacacacacacacacacacacaggaacagacacacagcagcggGTCAAACCACACAGAAACCCTAAGAAAACTGAGAAGTCCAGTATTTCTCTGGGTTTATTTTACTGAGAAGTCCAGTATTTCTCTGGGTTTATTTTGGATGAGGCGTTGAATTAGGGTCCAGTATTCTCGTAAAATCTCTATTTTAAGTATAGCAAGtatataccgtaaatcctcaaataaagaccgggattcaattagaggccgggcttcagatagtagccgggggcgtggtcgatacggacaaataaaggccgggcccgaatacaagccgggggtaaaaaaaagttactggtagcctattttactgtagcctaccagcatcagtccatcagcacaaagcagacatcacaacttaattgaatgcatttcataaatacatgttctcctcatgtttaatgttgttggctaatttcatggctgtttgcaataaaaaaagaaatgtttcagcctacaacataaaaacatagctaaagtcctgccatttataaatcaaaaagatgctgaaaaactgattcatgcctttatttcaagccgtcttgattattgtaatgtcaatcttactggcctcccaaaaaaacaaccgagagacttcagctcattcaaaactctgcagctgcggctattaaccagaaccaagaggagagagcacattagtccagttttagcctGCTCTGCACTGgtttccagtaacttttagaattgactttaaggtccttctcctaaatATACacagcccttaatgggctaggaccaagttacattgcaaactcctagtcaaatacttgccctcaagaaacactgcgatcatcgaatgctggtttattggaggttcccagcaacagccgtaagaaaatcggggacgcagcatttgtcaattaacgccccagtgctatggaacatactgcctatagacatcagggaagcagctcgcttaacatctttaaagaaaactaaaaacgtacctcttcacattagcctttaactagctaccactatatattactatatatatatatatatatatatatatatatatatataatacctttatttaattgaatttaatctCTACTTTgttattaaggggttagattaaatatatctctgcagttttTATTTCTATCTTATGCTACTCaattttatgtattcaattttataatttgaattataattattattttatttttttgcactatatatgagttatgtttctttgatgtctatttttatgtgcatgtaatttctttgtgcatattatgtatttgctgtaaagcactttgagctgcattcttttgcatgaaaggtgctatataaataaagttttattattattacaaggcaaatttgttattatacagttacttgcctaaacgatagaagacattgcTCCAAAATACCCATTTTTAACAATTTTGTTGCCGCTTCGTGATTTCTgctaagaatttttttttcttcaggttaatagaactttaacgttccaggtgttgcgtagcaacccattacttgctgacttcaagttacaatgactttccggaacgttaaatgaccggacttcttgcggaatgatatgaaagatgtgaattagaagcacaaaactcgttgccaatgacagcggtcattaacatttcgcagtggtgaatatcaagaaattacagacctgctaacgttggggtgccccattcaaatcaacggaactttttggaacattctgaagagccgtataataagttaGAAATAATataagtagcaaaacagacaaaaagacttctGCCCGTGCGCacgctcatccaagatggcgggaaagatGTAGctaattctgctatatctgtaGGTAAAACAGTTATTTTACCACCatataaaggcctgcccctaatacaagcctgccccaaatacaggccggtgcggtgtgcagcctaagtaaataaaagccctggccacaatttgaggatttacggtagttCCTAATCACAACACCTCTGTTTCCTTATTCGGTCAGACATACTGTAGGTTCCATGATGGATAAAGGGAAGGAATCACACGATCAGCCGCATGTTTAGCACATTGAGCGTAAAATGAAAAGAGTTTGTGTTCTGCGTTCTGGCCAAGTAGctgtttgtgctgttctcttcagcatgcatacatacatctaCCCTTTGTGTGCACattcaaatgtgtgtatataacagTCTGTTACCAGTATGCCCTCTGTTGTCCGACGCTGAAACATCTACCCTTTGTGTGCACattcaaatgtgtgtatataacagTCTGTTACCAGTATGCCCTCTGTTGTCCGACGCTGGCCTCTGGTGGGGGTGTCCATgctgacagagactgagagaacagCCTCGTCAGCACACTGCTGTACTGGACCAGACTCCCGCCAGCTCtgtcatatacacacgcacacacgcacacacgcacacacgcacacacacacacacacacacaaagagagaaaaacaactcAGAAAAAATCTCTACTATTCACCGAGTTAAATAACTAAACAAAAGTCCTTCCACGCAAATCTAATTCCCCAACAAATGGTAATGCCTACAGGCATAGAGGATCTCTTCTACCTTAATGAATGGATATATAAGTCCACTGGGGATGCTCATACTGACACCAACAGTAGCATCTTACAAAAAGGACACAAGTGACTTGTATCACaagctttttctttttgccaGATTTGTGGTATAGTGTTATAGGCTCCAACATTAAATTTTCCCAGACTAGTTTGTCTCCCCCTACAAGCTTTGCCTACTCAACTTGAACTAAAGTAAGATGTGTAAAGTAGAGGTGTGTAAAGTCATTTTATCCCTCACACTTTGATGAGCGTAGACAGGACCTCCACCGTCTCACTGTGGATAGAGGGCAACACCAGCAGCTTCAGGCAGCCATCACCTGTGAGGTTCTGAAAAAGAATCATCAAAAAGAATGATCCTATCACCATGATTACACAGCAAACTGTTAGCAAAATGACCATTACTGAGTAGTGGATCTATAGTAATTGAGGAAGACACTCACAATGTTCTTGCTGCTCACAGCCAACGCCCGACACACAAAGTTGAGAACATGCTGGACAGGTAATCGGACGGGAGAGCCTGGGTCCACGCTACCCACAGGACAAGAAAGAAATCAAGAAAATGAAATAGTACAACATGTTAGAGTGATTTATACTGAATGTCCTCTTCAGTAACACCACCTGTGTATAACTGTAAGTACCTGAGTGTGTTTTTAAGAGCCAGGCACACAGCCCTGTATCGGTGTATAACTGTAAGTacctgagtgtgtttttgagagcCAGGCACACAGCCCTGTATCGGTGTGTAACTGTAAGTacctgagtgtgtttttgagagcCAGGCACACAGCCCTGTAACGGTGTCTGAACTGGAGAACCAGCAGAGGATCGATGTCATCAAGAGGAGAAAAGGGCAACTCAAGGCCTGGGCCCTCGTACTGCACCACCGCGTCTATGGGAAAACACAAGGGGTCAGTAGTgcacctcacagacagacacagacacagacacagagagacacacacacacacacacacacacacacacacacacacacacacacacacacacaagaggtggTGGATTCATATTTCATTCTGTATGCAGAGCATTTTTTGTTCCTTTGATATCCTGGACAACACTACAATGATGTAACGAACCTTTGACATCCTGGACAACACTACAATGATGTAACGAACCTTTGCAAATCCATACATTAAGTTGAACATTTACTTTTGGTCCACATATTCCCTACCTCAACCCTCTTGAGTCAGGGGCCAGATTCTGGCTCTTTGGTCATTCTGACATGCTCTGATATGTTTGAAGATTTCGCCAACTTTTTATATCTAGCACAGCTTCAGGTAAAATAAtatgtacttattatacggctcctcagaatgttgcagaaAGT from Clupea harengus chromosome 18, Ch_v2.0.2, whole genome shotgun sequence includes the following:
- the pelp1 gene encoding proline-, glutamic acid- and leucine-rich protein 1, whose amino-acid sequence is MATAGWLHGSASMRLTEGLVSVLKEERPEYLPSLLANYREHGVVSAQSCGAVGGLVGLSNARLGSSKTRFEGLCLLSVLVKDGSNELFQQHCLSWLRSLQQVIQSQAPLPSVQMAVIALQDLLQYSSQIPELAREIGLNSILGILTSLLSLKAESHLVAMEGMMACMTYYPRACGSLREKLGAYFLSKMDSDNPKVQEVACECYGRLPCLGGVLERGGGSRRAESWTNQTHCLLASANSILAKLYQGAETDAVVQYEGPGLELPFSPLDDIDPLLVLQFRHRYRAVCLALKNTLSVDPGSPVRLPVQHVLNFVCRALAVSSKNINLTGDGCLKLLVLPSIHSETVEVLSTLIKVAGGSLVQYSSVLTRLFSQSLSAWTPPPEASVGQQRAYCAVRVCLYRTLELWVRVGGASASVLQGSPTHTEILFTHLMSDLTPGSEAIKLKVGPSSGSDMVGPKAGPRRTKGLALGDTGTMTMQRKGDALANQDTCLSALRVLRHIILNCGTLLKDELHKRLQDIVVPLCVRLQQQQQLCDVVLSGQYGSPAPRRELYRLLLALLLAPCPRWPPPLPCAVSLFSHGRHDRSLKVSSFCAEALTICNCLLHPRTPSISLPLPPLALKPTSSAPVIPPSQNPVLTLPTLLAGPSPGPPFPSRHPLSLGSLENHLSLAAPVLPPSAIPGTPGDLLLSPSQPADLAGLGAPEAQRHIFIRYDKEEPEDVEISLESDSDDSVVIVPPGVLTQEGQDGASNSQPMPSSSGTPVQGPVAGPCPSAVPTVSGTEAVSSGDAPLTSDLPTPTSLPHQVLPATPSTSSSFPGSQATPLVPLVPPLSSATPLAPPPVVLGEPLPSAQLQQMLMQPSPSPSGLGMSMQVHMHNHMSQLVVRQQQQNIAGEEEQTVININSTDDEDEEDEEIEDEDEMGEEEEEGLDEEEEEEEGSDFPEEDEYYDGFEEYDEDEEEGEDIEEEEEEGAEDIPPLEGESERGIMGREDGEVLRPEEERGMELFSMDRERLQGEGGDLAEEKRGVCEEEEEEEEGEGVVDAKERVSLEEKDATGAAEREEGISTAAQRERERERERERERERERERALGPHVEGQDEGTSRLEMGTADVGSWDQKEGLLEGVSSLGAGGAEQIQGVGPEGRDLGGLPQARPEPEELASCSDVNAPGKEMRLPGMEEAPKAGAEGEEKEGEGDSRGIKRKLDDLEEEVGEEGTEKKKMDDEAMASMLADFVDCPPDDEENIPSSPSHS